The proteins below are encoded in one region of Brassica napus cultivar Da-Ae chromosome A6, Da-Ae, whole genome shotgun sequence:
- the LOC106347845 gene encoding tubulin beta-2 chain codes for MREILHIQGGQCGNQIGAKFWEVVCAEHGIDPTGRYTGDSDLQLERINVYYNEASCGRFVPRAVLMDLEPGTMDSLRSGPYGQTFRPDNFVFGQSGAGNNWAKGHYTEGAELIDSVLDVVRKEAENCDCLQGFQVCHSLGGGTGSGMGTLLISKIREEYPDRMMLTFSVFPSPKVSDTVVEPYNATLSVHQLVENADECMVLDNEALYDICFRTLKLTTPSFGDLNHLISATMSGVTCCLRFPGQLNSDLRKLAVNLIPFPRLHFFMVGFAPLTSRGSQQYRSLTVPELTQQMWDSKNMMCAADPRHGRYLTASAMFRGKMSTKEVDEQMLNVQNKNSSYFVEWIPNNVKSTVCDIPPTGLKMASTFIGNSTSIQEMFRRVSEQFTAMFRRKAFLHWYTGEGMDEMEFTEAESNMNDLVSEYQQYQDATADEEGEYEDEEEGEYQQEEEY; via the exons ATGCGTGAGATCCTTCACATCCAGGGAGGCCAGTGCGGTAACCAGATCGGTGCCAAGTTCTGGGAAGTCGTCTGCGCCGAGCACGGCATCGATCCCACCGGTCGATACACCGGAGACTCAGATCTGCAGCTCGAGCGCATCAACGTCTACTACAATGAAGCAAGCTGCGGGAGATTCGTCCCTCGCGCCGTCCTCATGGATCTGGAGCCTGGAACCATGGACAGTCTCAGATCTGGACCTTACGGTCAGACCTTCCGCCCCGATAACTTCGTCTTCGGCCAATCAGGAGCCGGTAACAACTGGGCCAAGGGGCATTACACTGAAGGAGCTGAGCTAATCGATTCAGTGCTCGATGTTGTTCGTAAGGAGGCTGAGAACTGTGACTGTCTTCAAG GGTTTCAGGTTTGTCATTCCTTGGGAGGAGGAACTGGATCTGGTATGGGAACGCTTCTGATCTCTAAGATCCGTGAAGAGTACCCAGATCGGATGATGCTTACCTTCTCAGTGTTTCCTTCCCCCAAGGTCTCTGATACCGTTGTTGAGCCTTACAATGCTACTTTGTCTGTTCATCAGCTGGTTGAGAACGCTGATGAGTGTATGGTTCTTGACAACGAGGCCTTGTATGATATCTGCTTCAGGACTCTCAAACTCACTACCCCTAGCT TTGGTGATTTGAACCACTTGATATCTGCCACTATGTCTGGTGTGACTTGCTGTTTGAGGTTCCCTGGTCAGCTCAACTCTGACCTCCGCAAGCTCGCTGTGAACCTGATCCCATTCCCACGTCTTCATTTCTTCATGGTGGGTTTTGCTCCTCTCACCTCCAGAGGATCTCAGCAGTACCGTTCCCTCACAGTCCCTGAGCTCACCCAGCAGATGTGGGACTCCAAGAACATGATGTGTGCTGCAGACCCAAGACACGGTCGCTACCTCACAGCCTCCGCCATGTTCCGTGGCAAGATGAGCACAAAGGAAGTGGACGAGCAGATGCTAAACGTGCAGAACAAGAACTCATCCTACTTTGTGGAGTGGATCCCAAACAACGTGAAGTCAACAGTCTGTGACATCCCGCCAACTGGTCTGAAGATGGCGTCAACTTTCATTGGAAACTCGACTTCGATCCAGGAGATGTTTAGGCGTGTGAGTGAGCAGTTCACAGCTATGTTCAGGAGGAAGGCTTTCTTGCATTGGTACACAGGGGAAGGAATGGACGAGATGGAGTTTACGGAAGCGGAGAGCAACATGAACGATCTGGTTTCGGAGTACCAGCAATACCAAGATGCAACAGCAGATGAAGAAGGTGAGTACGAGGAtgaggaagaaggagaataCCAACAAGAGGAAGAGTACTGA
- the LOC106347846 gene encoding LRR receptor-like serine/threonine-protein kinase FEI 1 codes for MGFLNWVLSVICAATVFVSCSFALTLDGYALLELKSGFNDTRNSLENWRASDESPCSWTGVSCNPQDQRVVSINLPYMQLGGIISPSIGKLSRLQRLALHQNSLHGTIPDEITNCTELRAMYLRGNFLQGEIPPSIGNLTFLTILDLSSNTLKGAIPSSMSRLTRLRSLNMSANFLSGEIPDIGVLSRFGPESFTGNLDLCGPQIHKPCRSSMGFPVVLPHAVTDDESDPPKRSSRLIKGILIGAMSTMAVAFIVIFVFLWVWMLSKKERTVKKYTEVNKQKEPSETSKKLITFHGDLPYSSTELIEKLESLDEEDIVGSGGFGTVYRMVMNDLGTFAVKKIDRSRQGSDRVFEREVEILGSVKHINLVNLRGYCRLPTSRLLIYDYLTLGSLDHLLHERDQEDGLLNWNARLKIALGSARGLAYLHHDCSPKIVHRDIKSSNILLNDKLEPRVSDFGLAKLLVDEEAHVTTVVAGTFGYLAPEYLQNGRATEKSDVYSFGVLLLELVTGKRPTDTTFVKRGLNVVGWMNTLLKEDRLDDVMDKRCVDVDEDSAEALIEIAARCTAANPEDRPAMNQVVQLLEQEVMSPSSAIDYYDDSHSDYC; via the exons ATGGGTTTCTTGAATTGGGTTCTTTCAGTAATTTGCGCAGCTACCGTTTTCGTTTCGTGCTCATTTGCTCTAACTCTCGATG GGTATGCTCTTTTGGAGCTGAAAAGCGGATTCAACGATACGAGGAACTCACTAGAAAACTGGAGGGCTTCAGACGAGTCTCCTTGTTCTTGGACTGGTGTCTCCTGTAATCCTCAAGACCAAAGAGTTGTTTCTAT AAACTTACCATACATGCAACTAGGAGGGATCATATCTCCTAGCATTGGGAAACTTAGTAGATTGCAAAGACT GGCACTTCATCAAAACAGCTTACACGGAACAATTCCTGATGAGATCACTAATTGCACTGAGCTCAGAGCTAT GTACTTGAGGGGTAACTTTCTTCAAGGCGAGATTCCACCGAGTATCGGCAACCTCACGTTTCTTACTATCTT GGATCTATCAAGCAATACACTCAAGGGTGCTATACCTTCTTCAATGAGTCGTCTTACACGTTTACGCTCCTT GAACATGTCAGCCAACTTTCTCTCTGGGGAGATTCCAGATATTGGAGTTCTCAGCAGATTCGGACCTGAATC ATTCACTGGTAACTTGGACCTCTGCGGACCGCAAATTCACAAGCCATGTAGATCATCAATGGGCTTCCCTGTTGTTCTTCCTCACGCAGTAACTGATGATGAATCAG ATCCTCCAAAGAGATCGTCACGCttgatcaaaggcatcttgatcGGAGCAATGTCTACAATGGCTGTTGCATTCATCGTAATCTTTGTGTTCCTTTGGGTTTGGATGCTCTCAAAGAAGGAAAGAACAGTAAAGAAGTACACTGAAGTCAATAAACAAAAAGAACCATCAGAAACAAGTAAAAAGCTGATTACATTCCACGGTGATCTTCCATACTCCTCGACCGAGCTAATCGAGAAGCTGGAGTCTCTTGACGAAGAAGACATTGTTGGCTCAGGAGGGTTTGGCACGGTCTACCGAATGGTGATGAACGATCTTGGAACTTTTGCTGTCAAGAAGATAGACAGGAGTAGGCAAGGATCAGACCGAGTTTTTGAGCGAGAGGTTGAGATTCTAGGAAGTGTCAAACACATCAATCTAGTGAACCTGCGTGGATACTGCCGCTTGCCTACTTCAAGACTTCTCATCTATGATTATCTAACTCTTGGCAGCTTAGACCATCTCCTCCACG AACGAGATCAAGAAGACGGTTTATTGAACTGGAATGCGAGACTGAAAATAGCACTAGGTTCAGCGAGGGGGTTGGCCTATTTGCACCATGATTGTAGCCCAAAGATAGTTCACCGTGACATAAAGTCAAGCAACATTCTACTCAATGATAAGCTAGAGCCTCGAGTCTCGGACTTTGGACTTGCAAAGCTTCTTGTTGACGAAGAGGCTCATGTTACCACCGTGGTAGCTGGCACCTTTGGCTATCTTGCTCCAG AGTATTTACAGAACGGTAGAGCTACGGAGAAGTCTGATGTCTACAGCTTTGGAGTTCTTTTGCTTGAGCTCGTTACCGGAAAGAGACCAACAGACACGACATTCGTTAAAAGAGGCTTAAACGTTGTCGGATGG atGAACACTCTGTTGAAAGAGGATAGATTAGATGATGTAATGGACAAGAGATGTGTTGACGTGGACGAAGACTCTGCTGAGGCATTGATTGAGATAGCTGCCAGGTGTACTGCTGCTAACCCTGAGGACCGGCCGGCTATGAATCAGGTGGTTCAGTTACTTGAGCAAGAAGTAATGTCGCCATCTTCTGCTATTGATTACTACGATGATTCCCATTCTGATTACTGTTAG
- the BNAA06G22230D gene encoding uncharacterized protein BNAA06G22230D isoform X2 has translation MITMSTVPVKPLTPVGLHPIRRNLTSTTTLKSQAMLTAVPSKHIIGLSTYNRCFEFKSWSQMRNPAFLSHRRRVSTVVASAGNITAPSSWESWMPDKNAAATTLLLSDVIWPAAGAFAAMAIMGRMDQMLSPKGITMSVAPLGAVCAILFTTPSAPAARKYNIFLAQIACAAIGVVAFSVFGPGWLARSVALAASIAFMVIARANHPPAASLPLMFIDGAKFHHLNLWYALFPGAAACVILCLLQSIICYLKENIKF, from the exons ATG ATTACCATGTCCACGGTTCCGGTAAAGCCACTAACTCCGGTTGGCTTACATCCTATTCGCCGGAACCTCACTAGTACGACGACTTTGAAATCTCAGGCAATGCTCACCGCCGTTCCGAGCAAGCATATTATCGGGTTGTCTACTTATAATAGATGCTTTGAGTTTAAATCTTGGAGCCAAATGAGAAATCCAGCGTTTTTAAGCCACCGTCGGCGAGTTAGCACGGTGGTGGCTTCGGCGGGAAACATAACTGCACCGTCGTCTTGGGAGTCTTGGATGCCAGATAAGAACGCGGCGGCGACAACTCTATTGCTGAGTGATGTCATTTGGCCCGCAGCTG GAGCGTTTGCGGCGATGGCTATAATGGGAAGAATGGATCAAATGTTATCTCCAAAAGGGATCACAATGTCAGTTGCACCACTTGGTGCCGTCTGCGCCATTCTTTTCACCACTCCATCTGCTCCTGCTGCTCGG aaatacaatatatttttagcTCAAATAGCCTGTGCTGCGATTGGAGTGGTAGCGTTCTCCGTATTCGGTCCAGGTTGGCTCGCCCGGAGCGTTGCCCTCGCCGCTTCTATCGCTTTTATGGTCATTGCTCGTGCCAATCACCCTCCtg CGGCGAGCCTACCACTAATGTTCATAGATGGAGCAAAGTTTCATCACTTGAATTTATGGTACGCATTGTTCCCAGGGGCAGCCGCATGTGTCATTCTATGCCTGCTC CAATCGATCATATGCTACTTGaaggaaaacataaaattttga
- the BNAA06G22230D gene encoding uncharacterized protein BNAA06G22230D isoform X3: MSTVPVKPLTPVGLHPIRRNLTSTTTLKSQAMLTAVPSKHIIGLSTYNRCFEFKSWSQMRNPAFLSHRRRVSTVVASAGNITAPSSWESWMPDKNAAATTLLLSDVIWPAAGAFAAMAIMGRMDQMLSPKGITMSVAPLGAVCAILFTTPSAPAARKYNIFLAQIACAAIGVVAFSVFGPGWLARSVALAASIAFMVIARANHPPAASLPLMFIDGAKFHHLNLWYALFPGAAACVILCLLQSIICYLKENIKF, translated from the exons ATGTCCACGGTTCCGGTAAAGCCACTAACTCCGGTTGGCTTACATCCTATTCGCCGGAACCTCACTAGTACGACGACTTTGAAATCTCAGGCAATGCTCACCGCCGTTCCGAGCAAGCATATTATCGGGTTGTCTACTTATAATAGATGCTTTGAGTTTAAATCTTGGAGCCAAATGAGAAATCCAGCGTTTTTAAGCCACCGTCGGCGAGTTAGCACGGTGGTGGCTTCGGCGGGAAACATAACTGCACCGTCGTCTTGGGAGTCTTGGATGCCAGATAAGAACGCGGCGGCGACAACTCTATTGCTGAGTGATGTCATTTGGCCCGCAGCTG GAGCGTTTGCGGCGATGGCTATAATGGGAAGAATGGATCAAATGTTATCTCCAAAAGGGATCACAATGTCAGTTGCACCACTTGGTGCCGTCTGCGCCATTCTTTTCACCACTCCATCTGCTCCTGCTGCTCGG aaatacaatatatttttagcTCAAATAGCCTGTGCTGCGATTGGAGTGGTAGCGTTCTCCGTATTCGGTCCAGGTTGGCTCGCCCGGAGCGTTGCCCTCGCCGCTTCTATCGCTTTTATGGTCATTGCTCGTGCCAATCACCCTCCtg CGGCGAGCCTACCACTAATGTTCATAGATGGAGCAAAGTTTCATCACTTGAATTTATGGTACGCATTGTTCCCAGGGGCAGCCGCATGTGTCATTCTATGCCTGCTC CAATCGATCATATGCTACTTGaaggaaaacataaaattttga
- the BNAA06G22230D gene encoding uncharacterized protein BNAA06G22230D isoform X1 — protein MSTVPVKPLTPVGLHPIRRNLTSTTTLKSQAMLTAVPSKHIIGLSTYNRCFEFKSWSQMRNPAFLSHRRRVSTVVASAGNITAPSSWESWMPDKNAAATTLLLSDVIWPAAEIQYIFSSNSLCCDWSGSVLRIRSRLARPERCPRRFYRFYGHCSCQSPSCGEPTTNVHRWSKVSSLEFMVRIVPRGSRMCHSMPAPIDHMLLEGKHKILMNPQATPYDRMIYINKCTNTHTDGTIVNVFDSSMYTLVRINTFIQNMEFTFFLSF, from the exons ATGTCCACGGTTCCGGTAAAGCCACTAACTCCGGTTGGCTTACATCCTATTCGCCGGAACCTCACTAGTACGACGACTTTGAAATCTCAGGCAATGCTCACCGCCGTTCCGAGCAAGCATATTATCGGGTTGTCTACTTATAATAGATGCTTTGAGTTTAAATCTTGGAGCCAAATGAGAAATCCAGCGTTTTTAAGCCACCGTCGGCGAGTTAGCACGGTGGTGGCTTCGGCGGGAAACATAACTGCACCGTCGTCTTGGGAGTCTTGGATGCCAGATAAGAACGCGGCGGCGACAACTCTATTGCTGAGTGATGTCATTTGGCCCGCAGCTG aaatacaatatatttttagcTCAAATAGCCTGTGCTGCGATTGGAGTGGTAGCGTTCTCCGTATTCGGTCCAGGTTGGCTCGCCCGGAGCGTTGCCCTCGCCGCTTCTATCGCTTTTATGGTCATTGCTCGTGCCAATCACCCTCCtg CGGCGAGCCTACCACTAATGTTCATAGATGGAGCAAAGTTTCATCACTTGAATTTATGGTACGCATTGTTCCCAGGGGCAGCCGCATGTGTCATTCTATGCCTGCTC CAATCGATCATATGCTACTTGaaggaaaacataaaattttgatgaaTCCTCAAGCGACACCATACGAtcgaatgatatatataaataaatgtacAAATACACATACTGATGGAACCATTGTGAATGTATTTGATTCATCTATGTATACCCTTGTACGTATCAATACGTTCATTCAGAATATGGAGttcactttctttctttctttttag